The following coding sequences are from one Panicum hallii strain FIL2 chromosome 5, PHallii_v3.1, whole genome shotgun sequence window:
- the LOC112895048 gene encoding agmatine coumaroyltransferase-2-like: MKITVQSSRAVRPDYGSGGAGGAADAVPLSVFDKVNFDTYVSVIYVFRPPMPPNAALEAGLARALAEYREWAGRLGVDARGNRAILLTDEGARFLEATADVTLHSVLPLRPTREVTSLHPSSDGAEELMLVQVTRFACGSVAVGFTAQHLVSDGRATSNFFVAWSQATRCAAVDPAPAHDRASFFAPRDPPLVEFEHRGVEFKRKQQPAAPRVKKSVISDADADEEVVVHKVHFSREFISKLKSQASPPGTHRPCSTLRCVVAHLWRCVTAARGLGAGVSTSVCIAVDGRVRMTPPVPEGYTGNVVLWARPTVTARDLVTRPLQHAVELINRGLARVNEGYFRSFVDFASSGAVEEEGLVPTADAAETVLSPNIEVDSWLRMPFYELDFGGGRPFFFMPSYVAVEGLLIVLPSYFGDGSIDAYVPLFSRHMDSFKNLCYSMSLN; encoded by the coding sequence ATGAAGATCACCGTGCAGTCGTCGAGGGCCGTCAGGCCTGActacggcagcggcggcgcgggcggcgccgccgacgccgtGCCGCTCTCGGTGTTCGACAAGGTGAACTTCGACACGTACGTCTCCGTCATCTACGTGTTCCGCCCGCCGATGCCGCCCAACGCCGCGCTCGAGGCCGGGCTCGCCAGGGCGCTGGCCGAGTACCGGGAGTGGGCGGGGCGGCTCGGCGTCGACGCCCGGGGGAACCGCGCCATCCTCCTCACCGACGAGGGCGCGCGGTTCTTGGAGGCCACGGCCGACGTCACGCTCCACAGTGTGCTGCCGCTGCGGCCCACCAGGGAGGTGACGAGCCTGCACCCGAGCAGCGACGGCGCCGAGGAGCTCATGCTCGTCCAGGTCACGCGGTTCGCGTGCGGGTCCGTCGCCGTAGGCTTCACCGCGCAGCACCTCGTCTCCGACGGCCGCGCCACGAGCAACTTCTTCGTGGCGTGGAGCCAGGCCACGCGCTGCGCCGCCGTCGACCCGGCCCCGGCGCACGACCGCGCGTCCTTCTTCGCGCCCCGGGACCCGCCGCTGGTGGAGTTCGAACACCGCGGCGTCGAGTTCAAGCGGAAGCAGCAACCGGCGGCCCCGCGCGTGAAGAAGTCGGTCATCagcgacgccgacgccgacgaggAGGTGGTCGTGCACAAGGTCCACTTCAGCCGGGAGTTCATCTCCAAGCTCAAGTCCCAGGCGTCGCCGCCGGGCACGCACCGGCCGTGCAGCACGCTGCGGTGCGTGGTGGCGCACCTGTGGCGGTGCGTCACCGCGGCTCGCGGGCTCGGCGCGGGCGTGTCCACCAGCGTGTGCATCGCCGTGGACGGCCGGGTGCGGATGACCCCGCCGGTGCCCGAGGGCTACACGGGCAACGTCGTGCTGTGGGCGCGGCCCACGGTCACGGCGCGGGACCTGGTCACGAGGCCGCTGCAGCACGCGGTGGAGCTCATCAACCGGGGGCTGGCCCGGGTTAACGAGGGCTACTTCCGGTCGTTCGTGGACTTCGCGAGCTCCggcgccgtggaggaggaggggctGGTGCCGACGGCCGACGCGGCGGAGACGGTGCTGAGCCCGAACATCGAGGTCGACAGCTGGCTGCGGATGCCGTTCTACGAGCTGGACTTCGGCGGCGGGCGGCCCTTCTTCTTCATGCCCAGCTACGTGGCGGTGGAGGGCCTCCTCATCGTCCTGCCGTCCTACTTCGGGGACGGCAGCATCGACGCCTACGTCCCGCTCTTCAGCCGCCACATGGACAGCTTCAAGAACCTCTGCTACTCCATGTCCCTCAACTAG